One genomic segment of Musa acuminata AAA Group cultivar baxijiao chromosome BXJ3-3, Cavendish_Baxijiao_AAA, whole genome shotgun sequence includes these proteins:
- the LOC135633759 gene encoding zinc finger protein 8-like: MSEREARDLMSVDSFSQLPFIRPGPKPSTAASGIRLFGIEVPHHHNAEEDNASKDHAATATTSTNGGGETARKFECHYCCRHFPTSQALGGHQNAHKRERQHAKRAHLQSAAIAAVHHSQAAIYGHHVHGLFNYHHPLTPLSPAAARLAVDSSAIPPRYPYGHTANARSGACFHGCLGPVAQPITVSPLPGLWRAPGIVHGGAASVELIHGHSRVPSAVARGDHEPRFTGSVDGGVRMMGGNNLDTAAASSATPKTQFAHQLMPNMKENVSLDLHL; this comes from the coding sequence ATGAGCGAACGCGAGGCACgcgatttgatgagtgtagactcCTTCTCACAGCTCCCCTTCATCCGTCCGGGCCCGAAGCCTTCCACCGCTGCTTCCGGCATCCGCCTGTTTGGCATCGAAGTCCCGCACCACCATAACGCCGAAGAAGACAACGCCTCCAAAGACCACgctgccaccgccaccaccagcaCTAACGGAGGAGGCGAGACTGCACGGAAGTTCGAGTGCCACTACTGTTGTCGTCACTTTCCGACATCGCAAGCGCTCGGCGGGCACCAAAACGCCCACAAGCGCGAGCGTCAGCACGCGAAGCGAGCCCACCTCCAGTCCGCCGCCATTGCCGCAGTCCACCACAGCCAGGCGGCCATCTACGGCCATCACGTCCACGGCCTCTTCAATTACCACCACCCCCTTACCCCGCTCTCCCCCGCCGCAGCCCGCTTAGCCGTCGACTCCTCTGCGATTCCCCCGCGCTACCCTTACGGGCACACTGCCAACGCTCGCTCCGGTGCTTGTTTCCACGGCTGTCTTGGCCCGGTGGCTCAGCCCATCACCGTTAGCCCGTTGCCGGGCCTCTGGAGAGCCCCCGGCATCGTGCATGGTGGCGCCGCGAGCGTAGAATTGATCCATGGCCACTCTCGCGTCCCTTCAGCCgtcgccagaggagatcacgagCCAAGATTCACAGGATCAGTTGACGGAGGTGTCAGAATGATGGGTGGCAACAATCTCGacactgctgctgcttcttctgcgACTCCCAAAACCCAATTCGCTCACCAGTTGATGCCCAACATGAAGGAGAACGTGAGCTTGGATTTGCACCTGTGA
- the LOC135633758 gene encoding probable protein kinase At2g41970: protein MLCCGGAEEENYGPPASQYAAPPNRNALGHDRDPRGPMAARNGAPPKVLPIEIPAISISELNRLTNNFSDKALVGEGSYGRVFRVTLNTGEPAAIKKLDPSASNEPDTDFAAQLSMVSRLKNEFFVELLGYCLDANHRILVYQFATKGSLHDVLHGKKGVQGAEPGPVLNWSQRVKIAYGAARGLEYLHEKIQPPIVHRDVRSSNVLLFDDFASKIADFNLTNQSPDTAARLHSTRVLGTFGYHAPEYAMTGQLTQKSDVYSFGVILLELLTGRKPVDHTMPKGQQSLVTWATPRLSEDKVKQCVDPKLNDEYPPKAVAKLAAVAALCVQYESDFRPNMTIVVKALQPLLNAKPGQEQHN, encoded by the exons ATGTTGTGCTGTGGCGGTGCCGAGGAGGAGAACTATGGTCCCCCTGCTAGCCAGTACGCTGCACCCCCAAACCGAAATGCTCTTG GACATGACAGAGACCCAAGAGGGCCGATGGCAGCCAGAAACGGAGCTCCCCCGAAGGTCTTGCCGATCGAGATACCTGCCATATCGATATCCGAACTAAATCGCTTGACGAATAATTTCAGCGATAAGGCTTTGGTCGGAGAAGGATCATATGGAAGGGTCTTTCGTGTCACTCTCAACACCGGAGAACCTGCCGCAATAAAGAAACTAGACCCGAGTGCCTCCAATGAGCCAGATACTGACTTTGCTGCTCAG TTGTCGATGGTTTCAAGACTCAAGAATGAATTCTTCGTCGAGCTGTTGGGCTATTGTTTGGATGCAAATCATAGAATTCTGGTGTATCAGTTTGCAACAAAAGGTTCTTTACATGATGTTCTACATG GGAAGAAAGGTGTGCAAGGTGCTGAACCTGGTCCTGTTCTTAACTGGAGCCAGAGGGTCAAGATCGCTTATGGTGCTGCAAGGGGTCTGGAGTATCTCCATGAAAAAATCCAACCCCCGATCGTCCATAGGGATGTCCGATCGAGCAATGTTCTTTTGTTCGATGATTTTGCTTCCAAAATTGCTGATTTTAATCTGACCAACCAGTCTCCAGATACAGCTGCGCGTCTACATTCGACTCGAGTTTTAGGAACTTTCGGATATCATGCTCCAGA GTATGCTATGACCGGGCAATTGACCCAGAAAAGTGATGTCTATAGCTTTGGAGTCATTCTTTTAGAGCTTCTAACAGGGAGAAAGCCTGTAGACCACACAATGCCTAAAGGCCAGCAGAGTCTGGTCACTTGG GCAACTCCAAGGTTAAGCGAAGACAAGGTTAAGCAGTGTGTCGATCCGAAGCTAAACGATGAGTATCCACCAAAGGCTGTTGCAAAG CTGGCAGCAGTTGCGGCACTGTGTGTGCAATACGAATCTGATTTCCGACCTAATATGACCATCGTTGTCAAGGCCCTTCAGCCACTCCTCAACGCAAAACCAGGGCAAGAACAACATAATTGA